The following are encoded together in the Paraburkholderia sp. BL10I2N1 genome:
- a CDS encoding HAMP domain-containing sensor histidine kinase, which produces MNPRSLLHWPRTLFARLALILFVSLALAQGLSFWLTMTERDQSMTNVMMGYIEREVASSVALLDHLPPVERAEWLPRLARRSYDFILGPGIPGNPPDARLSARVAESIGEGIGTQYPLTVNAIPGDRERLQVHLKLSDGTPLTIDLRPMPGTPLSRWLPLVLMVQLAVLAICCWLAVRVATRPLHHLALAADTLGPDLKAARLPEDGPSEVALAARAFNAMQDRISMYMTERMQILAAISHDLQTPITRMRLRVDVMDDSAQSAKLQQDLREMESLVKEGVTYARTLHGAAEVPCRIDPDALFDSLVFDYVDAGQPVSLQGRIGSSLVTRPQALRRILGNLVDNALKYGGAAEIVVGALQDGQVTISVLDRGPGIPAESLEAVFEPFYRLEASRNRHTGGTGLGLAIARQLALAMDATLSLNNRTGGGLEARLTLKVPR; this is translated from the coding sequence ATGAACCCACGGTCGTTGCTGCATTGGCCGCGCACCCTGTTCGCGCGGCTGGCCCTGATTCTCTTTGTCAGCCTGGCGCTGGCGCAAGGGCTGTCGTTCTGGCTCACCATGACCGAACGCGACCAGTCCATGACCAACGTGATGATGGGTTACATCGAGCGCGAGGTTGCCAGTTCGGTTGCACTGCTCGATCATCTGCCGCCTGTCGAGCGCGCCGAATGGCTGCCACGGCTGGCGCGGCGCAGCTACGACTTCATTCTCGGGCCCGGGATCCCCGGCAACCCGCCGGATGCGCGATTGTCGGCCCGGGTGGCCGAATCGATCGGCGAAGGCATCGGCACCCAGTACCCGTTGACTGTGAACGCCATTCCTGGCGATCGGGAGCGCCTGCAGGTTCATCTGAAACTGAGCGACGGCACACCGTTGACCATCGATCTGCGCCCCATGCCGGGCACGCCGCTCTCGCGCTGGCTGCCACTGGTGCTGATGGTGCAACTGGCTGTGCTGGCGATATGCTGCTGGCTGGCGGTTCGGGTGGCGACCCGGCCGCTGCACCACCTGGCGCTGGCGGCCGATACGCTGGGGCCTGACCTGAAGGCGGCCCGCCTGCCGGAAGACGGGCCGTCCGAGGTGGCGCTGGCGGCGCGAGCGTTCAACGCAATGCAGGACCGCATCTCGATGTACATGACCGAACGCATGCAGATCCTGGCGGCGATCTCGCACGACCTGCAAACACCGATCACCCGCATGCGTCTGCGGGTCGACGTCATGGACGACAGCGCGCAGAGCGCAAAGCTGCAGCAGGACCTGCGGGAAATGGAATCCCTCGTAAAGGAAGGCGTGACGTATGCCAGGACCCTGCACGGTGCTGCCGAAGTGCCGTGTCGCATCGATCCCGACGCGCTGTTCGACAGCCTCGTCTTCGATTACGTCGATGCCGGCCAGCCGGTTTCCCTGCAGGGCAGGATCGGCAGTTCGCTGGTGACGCGTCCCCAGGCGTTGCGCCGCATACTCGGCAACCTGGTCGACAACGCACTGAAGTACGGAGGGGCGGCCGAGATTGTGGTGGGCGCATTGCAGGACGGGCAGGTGACGATCTCGGTGCTCGATCGAGGGCCGGGCATACCGGCTGAATCGCTGGAAGCGGTATTCGAGCCGTTCTACCGGCTCGAAGCGTCGCGTAACCGTCATACTGGCGGCACCGGGCTGGGCCTTGCCATTGCGCGGCAACTCGCCCTTGCCATGGATGCGACGCTGTCACTGAACAACCGGACCGGCGGCGGGCTGGAAGCCAGGTTGACGTTGAAAGTCCCACGCTAA